The Sporichthyaceae bacterium region TAGCCGCTGCCGCGCAGTGTTTTCAGGTCGGACCGACCGAACGGCTTGTCGATCTTGCGGCGCAGGTAGCCCACGTATTGGTCGACGATGTTGCTGGCCGGGTCGAAGGCCATGTCCCAGACGTGCTCGAGGATCTGCGTGCGGGACAACACCTCACCCGGTCGGCGCATGAACAGCTCCAGCACCGCGAACTCCTTCGCGGTGAGCTTGAGGTCCTGACCCGCCCGGCCGGCCTTCTTGGTCACCGGGTCCAGCTGCAGGTCGCCGCAGGTCAATACAGTCGGGCGGGCGGGCGCGCCGCGGCGCAACAGCGCCTGCACCCGCGCCACCAGCTCGGCGAAGGCGAACGGCTTGAGCAGATAGTCATCGGCACCCGCGTTCAACCCGGCCACCCGATCGGCCACCGTGCCGCGGGCAGTGAGCATCAGCACCGGCGACCAACGTCCGGCCTCGCGCAGACGACGACACACCTCAAATCCGTCCACACCGGGCAACATGCAGTCCAGCAGGACCACGTCGTAGTCGTACTCCGTGGCCATCCAGAGCCCGTCGCCACCATCGTGCGCAATATCGACCGCGAAGCCCTCTTCCTCCAGCCCGCGACGGATGACCCCGGCCATCCGGATCGAGTCCTCGACGACGAGCACGCGCACCCGCTGAGCATGGTCCATCCAACATGTGAGCCAGATGTGAGGGCACGCGTTGTGACCGGCC contains the following coding sequences:
- a CDS encoding response regulator transcription factor, with product MRVLVVEDSIRMAGVIRRGLEEEGFAVDIAHDGGDGLWMATEYDYDVVLLDCMLPGVDGFEVCRRLREAGRWSPVLMLTARGTVADRVAGLNAGADDYLLKPFAFAELVARVQALLRRGAPARPTVLTCGDLQLDPVTKKAGRAGQDLKLTAKEFAVLELFMRRPGEVLSRTQILEHVWDMAFDPASNIVDQYVGYLRRKIDKPFGRSDLKTLRGSGYRLDASGAAG